AGCGATGAGGAGCTGCCCAAGCTGCTGGTGATCGGCCACCGCGGTGCGAGCGCGCTGCGTCCGGAGCACACGCTGGCGTCCTACCGCAAGGCGGTCGAGGACGGGGCGGACGTCATCGAGCCGGACGTGGTGTCCACCAAGGACGGCGTGCTCGTGGCTCGCCATGAGAACGAGATCGGCGGCACCACGAACGTCTCCACGATCGCCAAGTTCGAGAGCTACAAGAAGACGAAGACCATCGACGGCGTGCAGATCACCGGCTGGTTCACCGAGGACTTCACCCTGGCCGAGCTCAAGGAGCTGCGCGCCCGTGAGCGCATCCCGGACATCCGCCCGGGCAACATGCAGTACAACGATCAGTTCGAGATCCCCACGCTCACCGAGGTCATCGAGCTGGCCAAGGAGCTGTCCGACTCCACCGGGCGCACCATCCACATCACCCCGGAGACCAAGCACCCCACCTACTTCCAGTCCATCAACCTGCCGCTGGAGGACAAGCTGGTGGAGACGCTGAAGGCGAACGACTTCACCAAGAACAAGGCCTACGTCTTCATCCAGTCCTTCGAGACCACGAACCTCAAGGCCCTGCGGCAGAAGATCGGCACCTCGCAGGAGAAGTGGAAGCTGATGCAGCTGATCGACTCGGCGGAGAAGGCGCCCTATGACCTCGTGGCCGCCGGTGACACGCGCAAGTACGGGGACCTGCTGACCCAGGCGAGCATCAAGGAGATCGCCAAGTACGCGGACGGCGTCTCTCCCTACAAGCTGAACCTCATCAACGTGGACAGCGCGGGCGCATTCCAGACTCCGACCGACGTCATCCGCTTCGCGCACGAGGAGGGGCTGCTCGTGCACTCGTGGACCTTCCGTCCCGAGAACAACTTCCTGCCCGCGCCGCTCAAATCGAACAGCACGGCCTCCACGCGCAACGAGGCGGGCTCCGTCACGGAGATCCAGGAGTACCTCAAGGCCGGCCTCGATGGCGTCTTCACCGATGACCCCGCCGTGGGCCGCAAGGCGGTGGATACGTTCAAGCCCTGATCAGAGGAAACGACAGGCTCCCCCTTCCGAACATGCGGGGAGCCTGTGCTGGCTATCGCGGGCCCATCAGGAACTCCAACGCGTCCTCCATTCGATCCTGGCCGAAGAACAGCTCGCCCTTCACGATGAAGTTGGGCGCGCCGAAGATGCCGAGCTGCGAAGCGCGCGTGGTCTGCTCCCGCAGGCGCAGCTTGTTCTCCGGTGACTCCGCCCGCTCGAGCACCGCGGGCGCATCCGCTCCCACCTGGGTGAGCGCCTCCTCCATGACAGCCCGTGCGGAGATGTCCTGATCCCAGGCGAAGTTCGCGGAGAAAACCGCTCGCACGAAGGCCGGTCCCCAGGGCTCTTCGGCCCCCGCGAGGGCCACCCGCGCCGCAAGCACGCTGTTGCGCGGAAACACGGTGGGCTTGCGCCACGGCAGCCCGTGCTTCGCGCACAGCCGCTCGAGGTCCCTCCACATGTAGCGGCCGCGCACCGGGTTCACGTTGAAGGGCGAGTCCTTGATGCCCTGCTGCTCGGTAAAAATCGGCCCTAATAGGAACGGCCGCCAGAGCACCCGTGCACCTACCTTGCCTGCCACAGCCTCGACGCGCAGCGCCGCTACGTAAGAGTACGTACTTGCGAAATCAAACCAGAACTCGACCTCGCCACTCATGCGCTCCTCCCACGATGCGCCTTGCTCCCGCGCGCGGCTGCATTCTAGCGTTCACCGCCTCTGACTCCGGGAGCGCAAATGCCCGTCGTGGAATCCCGCATCGACACCGTGGTCGTCTACCAGCAGGGAGCGCGCATCACCCGCCGCCTCGTGCTGGACTGCCCTGACGGCAAGCCCCCCACGCAGCTCGAGATTCCCCAGCTCCCGCTCTCGCTCTTTGATCCCACCGTGCGCGTGCGAGTGCTCTCCACGGGCACACTGCAGGCGGACCTCTCCGCCACCCATGTGCGTGTCGGCCTGTGGATCCCTCCCCGGGAAGCGCCCCTGGAGACCGTGGACGAGGCCTCACTCCGCAAGCTGCGCCAGCAGGTGCGCACGGTCGAGAGCCAGCTCCAGGAACAGGAGTGGGAGATGTCCATCCTGGGCAGCGTCACCATTCCGCCGCGCCCCGAGCCCGAGGAGGGAAAGCCCCCGCCGCCCTCGCCTCTGGGTGCCCGCATGGCGCTGGAGCAGTTCTCCCATGACGGCGTACAGACCCGGCTCGCCGAGGCGCGGAAGCTCCGCGAGCAGCTCCGCAAGCTGAACGAGGAAGTGGCCGTCCTGGAGCAGAAGATCGCCCAGGCCTCCACCGCCCGCCAGGTGACCACCTCCGAGCTCTACAAGTCCGTGCACGTGCAGCTGCGCCACACCGGCGCCTCGCTCTCCCGCGCGGAGCTCTCCCTCGAGTACTTCATCCCCGGCGCCCGCTGGGCTCCCAGCTACCAGTGCCGGCTGAGCCGGGACTGCCGCGAGGTGGAGCTGGTGATGCGCGCGCTCATCGCCCAGCACTCGGGCGAGGACTGGCGCGGTGTGAAGCTGGTGCTCTCCACCGCCGCGCCCATGACGTGGACGGAGCTGCCCGAGCTGCCCTCCATTCGCATTGGCCGCGCGCAGCCTCCACCGTCCGCTCGCGCGGGGTTCCGTCCCGCTCCTCAGGGAGCCGGGGCGCTCTTCGCTGACTACGACCGCGACCGCATGAGCCTGCTGCACCGGCTGCCGTCGCCGTCGCCGTACGCCTTCCCCACCTTGGAGGCTCCCGCGGATCTGGACGACGCGCTCCTCTCCGCGAGCGTCCCCTCGCTTCCGGAACCTCGCAGGGACAAGGCTCGAAAAAAGAGCATGCGCCTCGAGCGGCGCCGGGCGGCCGATACCGGCGAGATGGATGATGAGGCGGAGATCAAAGAGTCCTCCGACGGTGCCATCTACGAGGAGGAGTCCTATGAGCAGGCAGTGCCTCCGCCGCCCCCCTCCATGGCCCCTGTCATGGCCGCGCCCGCTCCTGCGTCAC
This window of the Hyalangium minutum genome carries:
- a CDS encoding glycerophosphodiester phosphodiesterase — encoded protein: MSVALPLLAGSALSLTGCSDEELPKLLVIGHRGASALRPEHTLASYRKAVEDGADVIEPDVVSTKDGVLVARHENEIGGTTNVSTIAKFESYKKTKTIDGVQITGWFTEDFTLAELKELRARERIPDIRPGNMQYNDQFEIPTLTEVIELAKELSDSTGRTIHITPETKHPTYFQSINLPLEDKLVETLKANDFTKNKAYVFIQSFETTNLKALRQKIGTSQEKWKLMQLIDSAEKAPYDLVAAGDTRKYGDLLTQASIKEIAKYADGVSPYKLNLINVDSAGAFQTPTDVIRFAHEEGLLVHSWTFRPENNFLPAPLKSNSTASTRNEAGSVTEIQEYLKAGLDGVFTDDPAVGRKAVDTFKP
- a CDS encoding 2-hydroxychromene-2-carboxylate isomerase; its protein translation is MSGEVEFWFDFASTYSYVAALRVEAVAGKVGARVLWRPFLLGPIFTEQQGIKDSPFNVNPVRGRYMWRDLERLCAKHGLPWRKPTVFPRNSVLAARVALAGAEEPWGPAFVRAVFSANFAWDQDISARAVMEEALTQVGADAPAVLERAESPENKLRLREQTTRASQLGIFGAPNFIVKGELFFGQDRMEDALEFLMGPR
- a CDS encoding mucoidy inhibitor MuiA family protein — protein: MPVVESRIDTVVVYQQGARITRRLVLDCPDGKPPTQLEIPQLPLSLFDPTVRVRVLSTGTLQADLSATHVRVGLWIPPREAPLETVDEASLRKLRQQVRTVESQLQEQEWEMSILGSVTIPPRPEPEEGKPPPPSPLGARMALEQFSHDGVQTRLAEARKLREQLRKLNEEVAVLEQKIAQASTARQVTTSELYKSVHVQLRHTGASLSRAELSLEYFIPGARWAPSYQCRLSRDCREVELVMRALIAQHSGEDWRGVKLVLSTAAPMTWTELPELPSIRIGRAQPPPSARAGFRPAPQGAGALFADYDRDRMSLLHRLPSPSPYAFPTLEAPADLDDALLSASVPSLPEPRRDKARKKSMRLERRRAADTGEMDDEAEIKESSDGAIYEEESYEQAVPPPPPSMAPVMAAPAPASRSAPAPKSIAVGGRSSARLSAMAAGPGGGGPSQAELEAVVFTHLRLSSAEDAANRNRLQPVNAQRFYLETLSRFSVTVSFDVMAAVAHAENRARAVANAPLPGGAVDARSIGGFFDFSYAADATVDVPSDGVFHSVALGSRSGGASVLYVAVPREDTNVYRQAQVTNPLAAPMLAGPAEVYVGGEYVLSTTLPAVPPRGDFKLGLGVEQAIRCARNTKYREARSGTKIVATTELWHDILIDLANNLDREIVCEVRERIPQPAAEAEVVVEEGTVTPAWEAYTQEERTQPLEGGRRWRITVPANSTAKLAAQYVVKLYANNELNGGNRREA